The following coding sequences lie in one Eubacterium ventriosum genomic window:
- a CDS encoding L-threonylcarbamoyladenylate synthase, with protein sequence MKTIIKKTSVDNIDMDTINQAGEIIRQGGLVAFPTETVYGLGADALNEEAAAKIYAAKGRPSDNPLIAHIADLEMLKPLVEEIPPVAEKLMDAFWPGPMTLIFNKSNLVPKGTTGGLDTVAVRYPNHPIAQALIKAAGVSIAAPSANLSGKPSPTLGEHVIDDMDGRIDMIIDGGMVGMGLESTIIDVTVNPPMILRPGFITYEMVKEIVPDATEDRTIFTKPTKEFKPKAPGMKYRHYAPSADYTIYKGDEVKVAEKIIELANEKADEGKITGIITADQHLHMYQGRLNKSIKVVSLGDLEKPETVANHLFKALRDFDKVDTEFIFGEAFSEKNVGQAIMNRLTKAAGYNIIDV encoded by the coding sequence ATGAAAACTATAATAAAAAAAACCAGTGTAGACAATATAGATATGGATACAATTAACCAGGCAGGAGAGATTATAAGACAGGGTGGTCTGGTTGCTTTTCCTACAGAAACTGTTTACGGACTGGGAGCAGATGCATTAAATGAAGAAGCGGCAGCAAAGATTTATGCTGCAAAGGGACGCCCATCAGACAATCCGTTAATTGCCCACATAGCAGATTTGGAAATGCTTAAACCGTTGGTTGAAGAGATACCACCGGTGGCTGAGAAATTAATGGATGCCTTTTGGCCGGGACCTATGACACTTATATTTAATAAAAGTAATCTGGTACCAAAGGGTACAACAGGAGGCTTGGACACAGTTGCAGTCAGATATCCTAATCACCCTATTGCACAGGCACTTATTAAGGCGGCTGGTGTTAGTATTGCGGCACCAAGTGCTAACCTTTCAGGAAAACCAAGCCCGACTTTAGGGGAACATGTAATAGATGACATGGACGGTCGTATTGATATGATTATTGATGGCGGAATGGTAGGAATGGGACTTGAATCAACTATCATTGACGTAACAGTTAATCCACCAATGATTTTAAGACCAGGATTTATTACATACGAAATGGTAAAAGAGATTGTTCCCGATGCAACAGAGGACAGAACTATTTTTACAAAACCAACTAAGGAGTTTAAACCAAAAGCTCCGGGAATGAAATACAGACATTATGCACCATCGGCAGATTATACGATTTATAAGGGCGATGAAGTAAAGGTGGCAGAAAAAATCATCGAACTTGCAAATGAAAAAGCAGATGAAGGTAAGATTACAGGAATTATAACAGCAGACCAGCATTTGCATATGTACCAGGGAAGACTAAACAAGAGCATTAAGGTAGTATCACTGGGAGATTTAGAAAAGCCGGAAACAGTTGCCAATCATTTGTTCAAGGCATTAAGAGACTTTGACAAAGTGGATACAGAATTTATTTTTGGTGAAGCATTTTCAGAGAAGAATGTGGGACAGGCAATCATGAACAGGCTTACTAAGGCAGCAGGTTATAACATCATTGATGTATAG
- a CDS encoding N-acetylmuramoyl-L-alanine amidase family protein yields MLKNKIKINMVMSVVLLVSMTIIACNMDKVATVEMEKENKNVKTKNGKVVVIDPGHGGDDPGKVGVNGTKEKDVNLAISKCLKKVLEDNGFDVVMTRNKDEILNEGGKFSKVGDLNKRCSIINNTYQINSNSIMISIHQNSFTNPNVKGAQSFFYEKSEKSKKLGLILQNHLNKKINTEKEKAAKPNNSYYMLINSKCPGTIIECGFLSNPSEEESLSKEEYQKKLAEIICTGIKEYFGEK; encoded by the coding sequence ATGCTTAAAAATAAAATAAAAATCAATATGGTAATGTCCGTGGTTCTTCTCGTGTCAATGACAATAATAGCCTGCAACATGGATAAGGTAGCTACAGTTGAAATGGAAAAAGAAAATAAAAATGTTAAAACTAAAAATGGCAAAGTTGTTGTAATTGACCCGGGACATGGGGGAGATGATCCGGGAAAAGTGGGCGTTAATGGCACAAAGGAAAAAGACGTAAACCTTGCCATTTCTAAATGCCTTAAGAAAGTTTTGGAAGATAACGGATTTGATGTGGTAATGACAAGAAATAAAGATGAGATTCTAAATGAGGGAGGAAAGTTTTCCAAGGTTGGAGATTTAAACAAAAGATGTAGCATAATAAATAATACATACCAAATAAACAGTAATAGCATTATGATAAGCATTCATCAAAACAGCTTTACAAACCCAAATGTAAAAGGTGCCCAAAGCTTTTTCTATGAAAAATCAGAAAAAAGTAAAAAGCTTGGATTAATACTTCAAAATCATTTGAACAAAAAAATTAATACAGAAAAAGAAAAGGCGGCAAAGCCTAACAACAGTTATTATATGCTTATAAATTCTAAATGTCCGGGAACAATAATAGAGTGTGGTTTTTTAAGCAACCCAAGTGAGGAGGAAAGTCTTTCAAAGGAGGAATATCAGAAGAAACTGGCGGAAATAATATGTACCGGAATTAAAGAATATTTTGGAGAAAAATAG
- the rsmA gene encoding 16S rRNA (adenine(1518)-N(6)/adenine(1519)-N(6))-dimethyltransferase RsmA, with product MAYLGTPSATKEIINKYSFAFQKKFGQNFLIDSNVLESIIRGAEITKDDFVLEIGPGIGTMTQYLCEAARQVVAVEIDKMLIPILEDTLSEYDNVEVINQDVLKVDIKSLAEEKNNGKPIKVVANLPYYITTPIIMGLFESGVPIDSITIMVQKEVADRMQTGPGSKDYGALSLAVQYYATAKVILNVSATCFMPRPNVDSAVIKLTRHKEPTVNVADEKLMFKIIRASFNQRRKTLVNGLKNSPELSFSKEQIVKAIEKIGKPETIRGEALTLEEFAELANAFTELK from the coding sequence ATGGCATATCTTGGAACACCAAGTGCAACAAAGGAAATAATAAATAAATATAGCTTTGCTTTCCAAAAAAAATTCGGACAGAACTTTTTAATTGACTCAAATGTATTGGAAAGTATTATCAGAGGAGCTGAAATAACAAAAGATGATTTCGTTTTGGAAATCGGCCCGGGAATAGGAACGATGACACAGTATCTTTGTGAAGCTGCAAGACAGGTTGTGGCTGTGGAAATTGATAAGATGTTAATTCCTATTTTGGAAGATACATTGTCAGAATATGATAATGTGGAAGTTATAAATCAGGACGTGCTAAAGGTTGACATAAAATCTTTAGCAGAGGAAAAGAATAATGGTAAACCAATTAAGGTTGTTGCCAATTTGCCATATTACATAACAACACCTATTATTATGGGATTGTTTGAGAGTGGTGTGCCAATTGACAGCATTACAATAATGGTTCAAAAAGAAGTGGCGGACAGAATGCAGACAGGACCGGGTTCAAAGGATTATGGGGCATTGTCATTGGCAGTTCAGTACTATGCCACTGCAAAGGTTATTCTTAATGTGTCAGCAACATGTTTTATGCCAAGACCAAATGTTGATTCAGCGGTAATAAAGCTAACAAGACATAAAGAACCTACAGTTAATGTGGCAGATGAAAAATTAATGTTTAAAATCATAAGAGCTTCTTTTAATCAGAGAAGAAAAACATTAGTTAACGGATTGAAAAATTCACCGGAGCTTAGTTTTTCTAAGGAACAGATAGTTAAGGCCATAGAAAAAATAGGAAAACCGGAAACTATAAGAGGTGAGGCATTGACTTTAGAAGAGTTTGCAGAACTTGCAAATGCCTTTACAGAATTAAAATAA
- a CDS encoding TatD family hydrolase, translating to MIFDTHAHYDDEAFDDDREKLLERMQNRGVEYIVNVGASMSSCKSTIGLVRRFPYVYGALGVHPDEVSELTEEDYQWLKKSIYKPKIVAVGEIGLDYHWNDNKEQQIEWFEKQMDIAREAELPIIIHSRDAANDTYEVMKANKADEIGGVIHCFSYTKEMAEKFLDMGFYLGIGGVVTFKNAKKLREVVEYMPMDRMVIETDCPYLTPEPNRGKRNDSFNLPYVVNKIAEIKNISPAEVIDITSNNAKDLYGIGRKRFD from the coding sequence ATGATTTTTGATACACATGCACATTATGACGATGAAGCATTCGATGATGACAGAGAAAAGTTATTAGAGAGAATGCAAAACAGAGGTGTAGAATATATCGTAAACGTAGGCGCAAGTATGTCATCATGTAAAAGCACAATAGGTCTTGTGAGACGTTTTCCATATGTTTATGGAGCATTAGGCGTTCATCCGGATGAAGTTTCAGAACTTACGGAAGAAGATTATCAGTGGCTTAAGAAAAGCATTTACAAGCCTAAAATCGTTGCAGTAGGCGAAATAGGCTTGGATTATCATTGGAATGATAATAAAGAGCAGCAGATAGAATGGTTTGAAAAGCAAATGGATATTGCAAGAGAGGCTGAATTACCGATTATTATTCACAGCCGTGATGCGGCAAATGACACATATGAAGTTATGAAGGCTAACAAGGCTGATGAAATCGGTGGAGTAATTCATTGTTTTTCTTACACAAAGGAAATGGCAGAAAAATTCCTTGATATGGGATTTTATCTGGGAATCGGTGGTGTAGTAACATTTAAAAATGCTAAGAAATTAAGGGAAGTTGTAGAATATATGCCAATGGATAGAATGGTAATAGAAACAGACTGTCCTTATTTAACACCGGAACCAAACAGAGGAAAGAGAAATGATTCCTTTAATCTGCCTTACGTTGTAAATAAAATAGCAGAGATTAAGAACATTAGCCCTGCAGAAGTTATTGATATTACTTCAAATAATGCAAAAGACCTTTATGGAATAGGCAGAAAGAGGTTTGATTAA
- the metG gene encoding methionine--tRNA ligase, with protein MSKTYYLTTAIAYTSGKPHIGNTYEAILADSIVRFKRQQGYDVRFQTGTDEHGQKIELKAAEAGITPKEFVDNVSGVIKEIWDLMNTSYDKFIRTTDPDHEKQVQKIFKKLYDQGDIYKGHYEGMYCTPCESFFTESQLVDGKCPDCGREVTPAKEEAYFFRMSKYADRLIEHINTHPEFIQPESRKNEMMNNFLLPGLQDLCVSRTSFKWGIPVDFDPKHVVYVWIDALSNYITGLGYDVDGNNDPLYDKYWPADLHLIGKDILRFHTIYWPIMLMALDVPLPKQIFGHPWLLQGDGKMSKSKGNVIYADDLANLFGVDAVRYFVLHEMPFENDGTITWELMVERMNSDLANTLGNLVNRTISMSNKYFDGVVSNKGVDEEVDDDFKKVILDTPVKAAEKMDKLRVADAITEIFTLFKRCNKYIDETMPWALAKEEDKQDRLATVLYNLIEGITIGASLLEPFMPETSKKILAQINAQPRAFEDMTEFGKYPSDNKVTEKPEILFARMDIKDVMEKVEEIKAAQKAEKAEEKYPEVEKKPEITIDDFDKVQIQVGEVIKCEPVPKAKKLLVSQIKIGAETRQIVSGIAKYYKPEEMVGKKVAVITNLKPCKLCGVESQGMILAAGDDEGNLSVVTVDKDIVSGSEIC; from the coding sequence ATGAGTAAAACGTATTATTTAACAACAGCCATTGCTTACACATCAGGAAAGCCTCATATTGGTAATACTTATGAAGCAATTTTGGCTGACAGTATTGTAAGATTTAAAAGACAGCAGGGATATGATGTAAGATTCCAGACAGGAACTGACGAACACGGTCAGAAAATAGAATTAAAGGCTGCGGAAGCAGGAATTACACCAAAGGAATTTGTAGATAATGTTTCCGGTGTTATTAAGGAAATCTGGGATTTAATGAATACATCATATGATAAATTCATTAGAACAACTGATCCAGACCATGAAAAACAGGTTCAGAAGATTTTTAAGAAACTATATGATCAGGGAGATATTTATAAGGGACATTATGAAGGAATGTACTGTACACCTTGTGAATCTTTCTTTACAGAATCACAGTTAGTAGATGGAAAGTGTCCTGACTGTGGCAGAGAAGTAACACCTGCAAAGGAAGAAGCATATTTCTTTAGAATGAGTAAATACGCAGACAGATTAATTGAACATATTAACACACATCCTGAATTTATTCAGCCTGAATCAAGAAAGAATGAAATGATGAACAACTTCCTTCTTCCGGGATTGCAGGATTTATGTGTATCAAGAACATCATTTAAATGGGGAATTCCTGTAGACTTTGATCCAAAGCACGTTGTTTATGTATGGATTGATGCATTATCCAACTACATTACAGGTTTGGGATATGATGTTGATGGAAACAATGATCCTTTATATGATAAGTATTGGCCGGCCGACCTTCACCTTATTGGAAAGGATATTTTAAGATTCCATACTATTTATTGGCCAATTATGCTTATGGCTTTAGATGTTCCACTTCCAAAGCAGATTTTCGGACATCCTTGGTTATTACAGGGTGACGGAAAAATGAGTAAGTCAAAGGGTAACGTTATTTATGCGGATGACTTGGCAAATCTTTTTGGTGTTGATGCCGTAAGATATTTCGTGCTTCATGAAATGCCATTTGAAAACGATGGAACTATTACTTGGGAATTAATGGTTGAGAGAATGAACTCAGACCTTGCTAATACATTAGGAAATCTTGTTAACAGAACAATTTCAATGTCAAATAAGTATTTTGACGGAGTTGTAAGCAACAAGGGAGTTGACGAAGAAGTTGACGATGACTTTAAGAAGGTTATTTTGGATACACCTGTTAAGGCAGCTGAAAAGATGGATAAGTTAAGAGTTGCAGATGCAATTACAGAAATCTTCACATTATTTAAGAGATGTAATAAGTACATTGATGAAACAATGCCTTGGGCACTTGCTAAGGAAGAAGATAAGCAGGACAGACTTGCCACAGTACTTTATAACTTAATTGAAGGTATTACAATTGGCGCAAGCCTATTAGAGCCATTTATGCCTGAAACATCAAAGAAGATTCTGGCTCAGATTAATGCACAGCCAAGAGCTTTTGAAGACATGACAGAATTTGGCAAATACCCATCAGACAACAAAGTAACAGAAAAACCGGAAATCTTATTTGCAAGAATGGATATTAAGGATGTTATGGAAAAGGTAGAAGAAATTAAGGCAGCTCAGAAGGCTGAAAAAGCAGAGGAAAAATATCCTGAAGTTGAAAAGAAACCTGAAATTACAATAGATGATTTTGATAAGGTTCAGATTCAGGTAGGTGAAGTAATTAAGTGTGAACCTGTTCCAAAGGCTAAGAAACTTCTAGTTTCGCAGATTAAGATTGGAGCAGAAACAAGACAGATTGTTTCAGGTATTGCAAAATACTATAAACCTGAAGAAATGGTAGGAAAGAAAGTTGCCGTTATTACTAACTTAAAACCATGTAAGCTTTGCGGAGTGGAATCACAGGGAATGATTTTGGCAGCAGGTGATGACGAAGGAAACCTTTCAGTTGTAACAGTTGATAAAGATATTGTTAGTGGAAGCGAAATCTGCTAA
- a CDS encoding DeoR/GlpR family DNA-binding transcription regulator, whose translation MLARERQNTIVEIVNREGSVRVKNLSKKFGVTEDSIRKDLAHLEKDGMLKKTYGGAVRVRTNSHDRYVSQRIGKNVEEKRVIAKRAYEIIQDGDVIFLDISTINIELVKLIVEADRPVTVVTNMIDAILIMLYEKDTKTKLIFLGGKLNRGRDGFVGTITNRNISNYQFDKAFMGVVGIDVNRNRVYTYDTEDALTKKSVMEVSNECYMLMEREKLSKDGNYKYAGIDEFTGLIMEESVEGTIMSKLKSYNIDIYC comes from the coding sequence ATGCTTGCAAGAGAACGACAAAATACAATTGTTGAAATAGTAAACAGAGAAGGTTCAGTAAGAGTAAAAAATTTAAGTAAAAAATTTGGAGTAACAGAGGATAGTATTAGAAAAGACTTAGCTCATTTAGAAAAAGACGGAATGTTAAAGAAGACTTACGGTGGGGCAGTAAGAGTCAGGACAAACAGTCATGACAGATATGTTTCACAGAGAATAGGTAAGAACGTAGAAGAGAAGCGTGTAATAGCAAAAAGGGCTTATGAAATAATTCAGGACGGCGATGTTATTTTTCTTGATATTTCAACCATAAATATTGAACTGGTAAAACTTATAGTTGAGGCAGACAGACCGGTTACAGTTGTTACAAATATGATTGATGCCATACTTATAATGCTTTATGAGAAGGATACCAAGACTAAACTTATTTTCCTTGGTGGAAAATTAAACAGGGGCAGAGATGGTTTCGTTGGAACAATAACTAACAGAAATATCTCTAACTATCAGTTTGATAAGGCATTTATGGGAGTGGTTGGAATAGATGTCAACAGAAACAGAGTCTATACATATGATACGGAAGATGCATTAACAAAGAAGTCTGTAATGGAAGTAAGTAATGAGTGTTATATGCTTATGGAAAGAGAGAAACTTTCTAAGGATGGCAATTACAAATATGCCGGCATAGACGAGTTTACCGGATTAATTATGGAAGAAAGTGTAGAAGGCACCATAATGTCAAAATTAAAGTCCTATAATATTGATATATATTGTTAA
- the ptsP gene encoding phosphoenolpyruvate--protein phosphotransferase: MYKGIAGSEGIGIGTVVLIEEHEINIETKRVEETGAEIERLQNAIEKFVADTNVMAEKMDITVGKKDADILRGHIQMLQDPMIEEQISALVISEKITAEMAVEQVLEQTAEMFSQIPDELLQQRATDFRDIKTRMLKILLGIEDVDISQVPAGTVIVARDLTPSMTAGINPENIEGILTEVGGRTSHSAILARAMEVPAVLSIENICSIAKNGDKVVLDGTSGEAILNPDDETVEKFKKMYSDYQNEKALLKEYAGKPSQTKDGVKVELVCNIGKPADANKAVECDGEGIGLFRTEFLFMDRDSMPTEEEQFEAYKEVAEKMKGKPVIIRTLDIGGDKDVPYLGLEHEDNPFLGFRAIRYCLQRKDIYEIQLKALLRASAFGKIKIMVPLVTGVDELRQVKAMIKEIMAELDKEGVAYNKNIEVGVMMETPAACMVADVLAKEAAFFSIGTNDLTGYTMAVDRGNAKVAYLYSTYNPAVLRAIKRIIECGKKEGIMVGMCGEAAADSKLIPLLLAFGLDEFSVSATSVLKTRKTISDCTMDECKALADKVMACVTEEEVLEILG; the protein is encoded by the coding sequence ATGTACAAGGGTATAGCAGGATCTGAAGGAATTGGTATCGGAACAGTAGTTTTAATTGAAGAACATGAAATTAATATTGAAACTAAGAGAGTTGAAGAAACCGGAGCTGAAATTGAAAGATTACAGAATGCCATTGAAAAGTTTGTGGCAGATACAAATGTTATGGCTGAAAAAATGGATATTACTGTAGGAAAGAAGGATGCTGATATTTTAAGAGGTCATATCCAGATGCTTCAGGATCCAATGATTGAAGAACAGATTTCAGCTTTGGTTATTAGTGAAAAGATTACAGCAGAAATGGCTGTAGAGCAGGTATTAGAACAGACAGCAGAAATGTTTTCACAGATTCCTGATGAATTACTTCAGCAGAGAGCAACAGACTTTAGAGATATTAAGACAAGAATGCTTAAGATTTTATTGGGAATAGAAGATGTTGATATTTCACAGGTACCCGCAGGAACAGTTATCGTAGCAAGAGATTTAACACCTTCTATGACAGCAGGAATTAATCCGGAGAACATCGAAGGTATTCTTACGGAAGTAGGTGGAAGAACATCTCATTCAGCTATTCTTGCAAGAGCAATGGAAGTACCTGCAGTATTAAGTATTGAAAATATTTGCAGTATTGCTAAGAATGGAGATAAGGTAGTTCTTGACGGAACAAGTGGAGAAGCTATTTTAAATCCTGATGATGAAACAGTTGAAAAGTTCAAAAAGATGTACAGCGATTATCAGAATGAAAAGGCATTGTTAAAAGAATATGCAGGCAAGCCTTCACAGACTAAGGATGGCGTAAAAGTTGAATTAGTATGTAATATTGGAAAACCTGCAGATGCTAACAAGGCTGTTGAATGTGATGGCGAAGGTATTGGACTTTTCAGAACAGAATTTTTATTTATGGATAGAGATTCTATGCCTACAGAAGAAGAACAGTTTGAAGCATATAAGGAAGTAGCAGAAAAGATGAAAGGAAAACCGGTTATCATCAGAACACTTGATATCGGTGGTGACAAGGATGTTCCATATCTTGGATTGGAACATGAAGACAACCCATTCCTTGGTTTTAGAGCTATTCGTTATTGCTTACAGAGAAAAGATATTTATGAGATTCAGTTAAAAGCTTTGCTTAGAGCCAGTGCATTTGGAAAGATTAAGATTATGGTTCCACTTGTAACAGGTGTTGATGAATTAAGACAGGTTAAGGCTATGATTAAAGAAATTATGGCTGAATTAGATAAGGAAGGCGTAGCTTACAATAAGAACATTGAAGTTGGTGTAATGATGGAAACACCTGCAGCCTGCATGGTGGCAGATGTTCTTGCAAAAGAAGCAGCTTTCTTTAGTATCGGTACAAACGATCTTACAGGATACACAATGGCAGTAGATAGAGGAAATGCAAAGGTTGCATATCTTTATTCAACATATAATCCGGCAGTACTTAGAGCAATTAAGCGTATTATCGAATGTGGTAAGAAAGAGGGAATTATGGTAGGTATGTGTGGAGAAGCAGCAGCAGATTCAAAACTTATCCCACTTCTTTTAGCATTTGGTTTAGATGAATTTAGTGTAAGTGCTACAAGTGTATTAAAGACAAGAAAGACTATTTCCGATTGCACAATGGATGAATGTAAGGCATTAGCTGATAAAGTTATGGCATGTGTAACAGAGGAAGAAGTTTTAGAAATTTTAGGATAG
- a CDS encoding HPr family phosphocarrier protein, which yields MLSKTLTIENSEGLHMRPAGVVAKEMGKFVCDVTIVFGDKRINAKSLINIISACIKTGAEITFECDGEDEEAAMAKVEELASQNFGE from the coding sequence ATGTTATCAAAGACTTTAACAATCGAAAATTCAGAAGGATTACACATGAGACCAGCAGGTGTTGTAGCAAAGGAAATGGGAAAATTCGTATGTGACGTAACAATCGTATTCGGCGATAAGAGAATCAACGCTAAGAGTCTTATCAACATTATTTCAGCTTGTATTAAGACAGGTGCAGAAATTACATTTGAATGTGACGGAGAAGATGAAGAAGCAGCAATGGCTAAGGTTGAAGAACTTGCAAGCCAGAACTTTGGTGAATAA
- a CDS encoding PTS sugar transporter subunit IIA — MKTQESGNLRKGGKVLAEKLIDNDFVMFDLEADSSEEVIRKMADVMEQNDRLIDKETYVADVLQREKVSGTAVGFSVATPHAKSEGVKYETLAFAHLKKPIVWDGKEEVSIIFMIGVPSPAAGNRHLEILASLFRKVIYDDFREKLVEAKKPEEIVSLLEAL; from the coding sequence ATGAAAACACAGGAAAGTGGTAATTTAAGAAAAGGAGGCAAGGTTTTGGCTGAAAAACTTATTGATAACGATTTTGTTATGTTTGATTTAGAGGCAGACAGTTCAGAAGAAGTTATTAGAAAGATGGCAGATGTCATGGAACAGAATGACAGACTGATTGATAAGGAAACATATGTGGCAGATGTGCTACAGAGAGAAAAAGTGTCAGGAACAGCAGTAGGATTTTCAGTTGCAACACCTCATGCAAAGTCAGAAGGCGTAAAGTACGAAACCTTGGCTTTTGCACATCTTAAGAAACCAATTGTTTGGGATGGAAAGGAAGAAGTCAGCATTATATTTATGATTGGCGTTCCATCACCTGCAGCAGGAAACAGACATTTGGAGATTTTGGCATCACTGTTTAGAAAAGTTATTTATGATGACTTTCGCGAGAAACTTGTTGAGGCTAAGAAACCTGAAGAAATAGTTTCACTGCTTGAAGCATTATAG
- a CDS encoding BglG family transcription antiterminator — protein sequence MLSERGLQIVDKLIENNRTPITSKTLAIYLGVSERSVKTYIKEVSDFCNEHSMILERKPGIGFVADFTDQQIKQVADLKRDKKIVMSKEQRMSYIMYILLSGWDTYTLSLFSEELNVSKKVISDDINSIFKEFSKYNIRINRVAGHGVFITGDEFSIRRAMKSYCKYSIGNKVIREASDNRISVEDQELWINNFGQDNFEKSVEVIHYIEETYGIAYTDYSFKMLADYLCIQLFRVRMGNVITEDIIPEDENIKYSDIVDKVVEKFCSLSKCNLNEYEKQYIEILLASASVQSNTDLYKAISSDKEEKAKKISGEMLEYLSEILNIDLTSNELLKISMENFVPSSLIRTRYGIEATNPFLGDIREMYSGIFATCFTLTRFYEKYCGAIPTDHEISFLALFVGGALHRNVKTIRAVILGTSGIAASTIVARKIESRIEEIKIVAILSSELMDTIDQYDCDIVLSTISSFEYEDKVVHISPIISAEDEKNIKSKCFEIISHPELQKQGFYSLIDIDNILFVNEKLDKEKILKEACKKLYNGGYVNKDFFDDVMKREKIEPTAIGNGVAIPHGTPDNVIKPKVFVVRLAHPINWGGKMVDTIFVLAINFDNIGSTKAFFHDFARLLGSGDKIARIRKSSDIREMEKILKEELSWE from the coding sequence ATGTTATCAGAAAGAGGACTTCAGATTGTAGACAAGTTAATAGAGAATAATCGAACACCAATAACATCAAAAACTCTTGCAATATATCTTGGTGTTTCTGAGCGAAGTGTAAAAACGTATATTAAGGAAGTATCAGATTTTTGTAATGAACATAGTATGATTTTGGAGAGAAAGCCGGGAATTGGTTTTGTAGCTGATTTTACTGACCAGCAGATTAAGCAGGTAGCCGACTTAAAGAGAGATAAGAAGATTGTTATGTCTAAAGAGCAGAGAATGAGCTATATTATGTACATTCTCTTAAGTGGTTGGGATACTTACACATTGTCACTTTTTTCAGAAGAATTAAATGTAAGTAAGAAAGTTATTAGTGACGATATTAATTCTATTTTTAAGGAATTCAGTAAGTACAATATTCGAATTAACAGAGTTGCAGGTCACGGCGTGTTTATTACCGGTGATGAATTTTCAATCAGGCGTGCAATGAAGAGTTATTGCAAGTACAGTATTGGAAATAAAGTTATACGGGAAGCGTCTGATAACAGAATAAGCGTGGAAGACCAGGAACTTTGGATTAATAATTTCGGTCAGGATAATTTTGAAAAATCTGTTGAGGTAATTCATTATATTGAAGAAACCTATGGAATTGCGTATACGGATTATTCATTTAAAATGTTGGCTGACTATCTTTGCATACAGTTATTCAGGGTAAGAATGGGAAATGTTATTACGGAAGACATAATTCCGGAAGATGAGAACATTAAATATTCTGACATTGTGGACAAGGTTGTTGAGAAGTTTTGCAGTTTAAGCAAGTGTAATCTTAACGAATATGAGAAGCAGTATATAGAGATTCTTCTGGCGTCAGCGTCAGTTCAGAGCAATACTGATTTGTACAAGGCCATAAGCAGTGACAAAGAAGAAAAAGCTAAAAAAATATCAGGTGAAATGCTTGAGTATCTGTCAGAGATTTTAAATATTGATCTAACATCTAATGAATTGTTAAAAATAAGTATGGAGAATTTTGTTCCGTCATCACTTATAAGAACTAGGTACGGAATTGAGGCGACAAACCCATTCCTTGGCGACATAAGAGAGATGTATTCAGGAATATTTGCAACATGTTTTACGTTAACAAGGTTTTATGAAAAATATTGTGGAGCAATACCAACAGATCATGAAATATCGTTTCTTGCCTTGTTTGTAGGTGGGGCACTTCACAGAAATGTAAAAACAATCAGGGCTGTTATTCTTGGAACAAGCGGAATTGCTGCATCAACAATTGTTGCCAGAAAGATTGAAAGCAGAATAGAAGAAATAAAGATTGTGGCGATTTTGTCATCAGAATTAATGGACACTATTGACCAGTATGATTGTGACATAGTTTTATCTACGATTTCTTCTTTTGAATATGAAGACAAGGTGGTTCATATATCACCGATTATAAGTGCAGAGGATGAGAAAAACATAAAGAGTAAGTGCTTTGAAATAATTTCACATCCGGAGCTTCAGAAACAGGGATTTTATTCGTTAATAGATATTGACAATATTCTCTTTGTTAATGAAAAATTAGATAAAGAAAAAATCTTAAAGGAAGCATGCAAAAAGCTTTATAACGGAGGTTATGTTAACAAAGATTTCTTTGATGACGTAATGAAAAGAGAGAAGATTGAACCTACGGCAATAGGTAACGGCGTGGCAATACCACACGGAACTCCTGATAATGTTATAAAGCCTAAGGTATTTGTTGTACGACTGGCACATCCTATTAATTGGGGGGGAAAGATGGTTGATACAATATTTGTATTGGCAATTAATTTCGACAATATTGGAAGCACTAAGGCATTCTTCCATGATTTTGCAAGACTTTTGGGATCTGGTGATAAGATTGCTAGAATAAGAAAATCATCGGATATTAGAGAAATGGAGAAAATTCTAAAAGAAGAATTGTCTTGGGAGTAA